The Azospirillum brasilense genome window below encodes:
- a CDS encoding DedA family protein, with the protein MTWLQDWGDAFYPLAFIWAFFEGETFVIFGGMGAHLGIINLYWLVAAVWIGSFMGDQCYFWIGRKWGGKALARFPAAEARASRVLYWLETYGVGFILAFRFLYGVRNIASVAVGTSRMPWRKFLFWNFIAAGIWAWSFAGAGYLFGEAAAAIGENGPKILLLIALGIGVTIFAVKSVMWVRRRYAASETQA; encoded by the coding sequence ATGACCTGGCTCCAGGATTGGGGCGATGCCTTCTATCCCCTGGCCTTCATATGGGCCTTCTTCGAAGGCGAGACCTTCGTCATTTTCGGCGGGATGGGCGCGCATCTGGGGATCATCAACCTATACTGGTTGGTTGCCGCCGTGTGGATCGGCAGCTTCATGGGCGACCAGTGCTATTTCTGGATCGGCCGCAAATGGGGCGGCAAGGCTCTGGCCCGCTTCCCGGCGGCGGAAGCCCGCGCGTCCCGCGTGCTGTACTGGCTGGAAACCTACGGCGTCGGCTTCATCCTGGCCTTCCGCTTCCTCTACGGGGTGCGCAACATCGCGTCGGTCGCCGTCGGCACATCCCGCATGCCCTGGCGCAAGTTCCTGTTCTGGAACTTCATCGCCGCCGGCATCTGGGCCTGGAGCTTCGCCGGGGCCGGCTACCTGTTCGGCGAGGCCGCCGCCGCCATCGGCGAGAACGGTCCGAAAATCCTCCTGCTCATCGCGCTGGGCATCGGCGTCACCATCTTCGCGGTGAAGAGCGTGATGTGGGTCCGCCGCCGCTACGCCGCGTCCGAGACGCAGGCGTAA
- a CDS encoding protein-glutamate methylesterase/protein-glutamine glutaminase, whose translation MTRSIRVVIVDDSSLMREMLKAIISEEPGIEVVGVARDPYEARDVMKRTNPDVVTLDVEMPRMDGLSFLEKIMTLRPTPVVMVSSLTQEGSEATIRALEIGAVDCVAKPDGSEGHGFEAMAHELVGKIRIAATARLSMRRPKPATSPLQTPRRAGSGTRLIAIGASTGGVERIRDVLAVMPADCPPIVITQHMGPSYVPSFAARLDRISPPSVEVATQGAPLVQGKVYIAPGDRHLVVIRDAQGYSCHIQDGPAVSGHRPSVDVLFSSVAKAAGANAVGVILSGMGRDGASGMLAMHDAGAYTIGEQESSCVVYGMPRAAREAGAVAVELPLAQIPAEMLRAFDAIGEHRTRAN comes from the coding sequence ATGACACGCTCCATCCGCGTCGTGATCGTGGACGACAGCAGCCTGATGCGGGAGATGCTGAAGGCCATCATCTCCGAGGAGCCCGGCATCGAGGTGGTCGGCGTCGCCCGCGATCCCTACGAGGCGCGCGACGTCATGAAGCGGACCAACCCGGACGTCGTCACGCTGGACGTCGAGATGCCGCGGATGGACGGGCTGTCCTTCCTGGAAAAGATCATGACGCTGCGCCCGACGCCGGTCGTCATGGTCTCCTCCCTGACCCAGGAGGGGTCGGAGGCGACGATCCGCGCGCTGGAGATCGGCGCGGTGGACTGCGTGGCCAAGCCCGACGGCTCGGAGGGGCACGGCTTCGAGGCGATGGCCCATGAGCTGGTCGGCAAGATCCGCATCGCCGCCACCGCCCGCCTGTCGATGCGGCGGCCCAAGCCCGCGACCTCACCCCTCCAGACGCCGCGCCGCGCCGGGTCGGGCACCCGCCTCATCGCCATCGGCGCCTCGACCGGCGGGGTGGAGCGCATCCGCGACGTGCTGGCGGTCATGCCCGCCGACTGCCCGCCCATCGTCATCACCCAGCACATGGGTCCCAGCTACGTCCCCAGCTTCGCCGCCCGGCTCGACCGCATCTCGCCGCCGTCGGTGGAGGTCGCCACCCAGGGCGCCCCGCTGGTCCAGGGCAAGGTCTACATCGCCCCCGGCGACCGTCATCTGGTGGTGATCCGCGACGCCCAGGGCTATTCCTGCCACATCCAGGACGGGCCGGCGGTCAGCGGCCACCGCCCGTCGGTGGACGTGCTGTTCTCCTCCGTCGCCAAGGCGGCGGGGGCGAACGCGGTGGGGGTGATCCTGTCCGGCATGGGCCGCGATGGGGCGTCGGGCATGCTGGCGATGCACGACGCGGGGGCCTATACCATCGGCGAACAGGAATCGAGCTGCGTCGTCTACGGCATGCCGCGCGCCGCCCGGGAAGCCGGGGCGGTGGCCGTCGAACTGCCGCTGGCGCAGATACCGGCCGAGATGCTGCGCGCGTTCGACGCCATCGGCGAACACCGCACGCGCGCGAACTGA
- a CDS encoding PP2C family protein-serine/threonine phosphatase translates to MNDLPGVPGLETARVLVVDDNRVNRHLLQALLERGGVTRIDMAEDGNDALARLDAFRPDLILLDLMMPNLDGFEMCRRLRAIPAWKDLPVLVQSSLNRAEDRAKAFAAGATDYVTKPINAVELLARVRIHLQNRALLHDLQRFHERTESELSLARKMQERLMPSPERLAEVEAAAGVGIAAHFAPSSELGGDFWDLRHDTVAPGQGRTMLYMVDFSGHGVGAALNTFRLHAICQQMDVSGLTPGEFLSTVNRRLCALLPNGQFATMLAGMVEPAENRFVYASAGSTRPMVWAPGDAAPLLGDSAGLPLGLLASAEYEERSLPLPPGGRLFLYSDGAIEIPVGNDVLDEPGLAALVAERMGETDGGGFLDGLLDRLRAVGPIDDDLTALLLTRKG, encoded by the coding sequence ATGAACGACCTGCCGGGTGTTCCGGGGCTGGAAACGGCCCGTGTTCTGGTGGTGGACGACAACCGCGTGAACCGCCATCTGCTCCAGGCCCTGCTGGAACGCGGCGGCGTGACCCGCATCGACATGGCGGAGGACGGCAACGACGCGCTGGCCCGTCTGGACGCCTTCCGGCCCGACCTGATCCTGCTCGACCTGATGATGCCGAACCTGGACGGGTTCGAGATGTGTCGGCGCTTGCGCGCGATCCCCGCATGGAAGGATCTGCCGGTCCTCGTGCAATCGAGCCTGAACCGGGCGGAGGACCGCGCCAAGGCCTTCGCCGCCGGGGCCACCGATTACGTGACCAAGCCGATCAACGCGGTCGAGCTGCTGGCCCGCGTGCGCATCCATTTGCAGAACCGCGCCCTCCTGCACGATCTCCAGCGCTTTCACGAGCGGACGGAGAGCGAACTGTCGCTCGCCCGCAAAATGCAGGAGCGGCTGATGCCCTCGCCGGAGCGTTTGGCCGAGGTGGAGGCCGCGGCGGGGGTGGGCATCGCCGCCCATTTCGCTCCCTCGTCGGAGCTGGGCGGCGACTTCTGGGACCTGCGGCACGACACTGTTGCGCCGGGCCAGGGCCGGACCATGCTCTACATGGTCGATTTCTCCGGCCATGGAGTCGGGGCGGCGCTGAACACCTTCCGTCTGCACGCGATCTGCCAGCAGATGGACGTGTCCGGCCTGACCCCAGGCGAGTTCCTGTCCACCGTCAACCGGCGGCTGTGCGCGCTGCTTCCCAATGGGCAGTTCGCCACCATGCTGGCCGGGATGGTCGAACCGGCGGAGAACCGCTTCGTCTACGCCTCGGCCGGGTCCACGCGCCCGATGGTCTGGGCGCCGGGCGATGCCGCGCCGCTGCTGGGCGACAGCGCCGGCCTGCCGCTCGGCCTGCTGGCCTCGGCGGAGTATGAGGAGCGCTCCCTTCCCCTGCCTCCCGGCGGACGTCTGTTCCTTTATTCGGACGGCGCCATCGAGATCCCGGTCGGCAATGACGTCCTCGACGAGCCGGGCCTCGCCGCCCTGGTCGCCGAGCGGATGGGCGAGACGGACGGCGGCGGTTTCCTGGACGGGTTGCTGGACCGCCTGCGCGCCGTCGGCCCGATCGACGATGACCTGACCGCGCTGCTGCTGACCCGCAAGGGCTGA
- a CDS encoding fused response regulator/phosphatase, protein MDDAIAACRILVVDDTDFNRTLIGALLGEAGFQNVVYAKDGFDALAQIAAEAPDLLILDIMMPGMDGFEVCRRLRADHAYADLPVLVQTALSSSDDRNRAFAAGTTDLISKPLDRTELVARVRIHLQNRVLIRDLQTYRARVEGELAMARSMYDHLLPSAALCASLTDSAGVTLRSHTALSSDLGGDLWGVLPLAGGRFGLFLLDMAGRGVSAALNAFRMHTLIHELAPHLGERPGAFLTELNERAVCLLELGQHATVIYGVVDGAAERFTYAAAAAAPPVLIPPAPITPDGTPLVFGEGVGQPVGVAAGTRYEERSLPFPPKSVLILHSTAVLETLGGRDGGLAALLQSAAVRNAMADGSGGDAFTAVTKALAAAQGDVPLDDHTLVWIGLGGAR, encoded by the coding sequence ATGGACGACGCCATCGCCGCCTGCCGCATCCTGGTGGTGGATGACACCGACTTCAACCGCACACTGATCGGCGCCCTGCTCGGCGAAGCCGGATTCCAGAACGTCGTCTACGCCAAGGATGGCTTCGACGCGCTGGCCCAGATCGCCGCCGAGGCGCCGGACCTGCTGATCCTCGACATCATGATGCCGGGGATGGACGGGTTCGAGGTGTGCCGCCGCCTGCGCGCCGACCACGCCTACGCCGACCTGCCGGTGCTGGTGCAGACCGCCCTGTCGTCCAGCGACGATCGCAACCGCGCCTTCGCCGCCGGCACCACCGACCTGATCTCCAAGCCGCTGGACCGGACGGAGCTGGTCGCCCGCGTGCGCATCCACCTGCAGAACCGGGTGCTGATCCGCGACCTTCAGACCTACCGTGCGCGCGTCGAGGGAGAGCTGGCGATGGCCCGCTCCATGTACGACCATCTCCTGCCCTCCGCGGCGCTGTGCGCCTCGCTGACGGACAGCGCGGGGGTGACGCTGCGGTCGCACACGGCGCTCTCCTCCGACCTCGGCGGCGACCTCTGGGGGGTGCTGCCGCTGGCTGGCGGGCGGTTCGGGCTGTTCCTGCTGGACATGGCCGGACGCGGCGTGTCGGCGGCGCTGAACGCCTTCCGCATGCACACGCTGATTCACGAGCTGGCGCCCCATCTCGGCGAGCGGCCCGGCGCCTTCCTGACCGAACTGAACGAGCGGGCCGTCTGCCTGCTGGAGCTTGGACAGCACGCCACGGTCATCTATGGCGTGGTGGACGGCGCGGCGGAGCGCTTCACCTACGCGGCGGCGGCGGCGGCCCCACCGGTCCTGATCCCGCCTGCCCCGATCACCCCAGACGGCACGCCGCTGGTCTTCGGGGAGGGGGTCGGCCAGCCGGTGGGCGTCGCCGCCGGCACGCGCTACGAGGAGCGCAGCCTGCCCTTCCCGCCGAAGTCCGTGTTGATCCTTCACTCCACCGCCGTGCTGGAGACGCTGGGCGGGCGCGACGGCGGCCTCGCCGCCCTGCTGCAGAGCGCCGCCGTCCGGAACGCCATGGCCGACGGCAGCGGCGGCGACGCCTTCACGGCGGTCACCAAGGCGCTCGCCGCCGCCCAGGGCGACGTGCCGCTCGACGACCACACGCTGGTCTGGATCGGACTCGGGGGCGCGCGATGA
- a CDS encoding putative toxin-antitoxin system toxin component, PIN family, translating to MTTSPHHAARSFQGVPFRTVLDTNILVGYALLGAEVPRRSLAIQHSVEAVRARGTAFVSDATLAELREVLMRPDFDRYRPAEERAAFLAAFAAEAHRVEPAPVERLCRDPDDDMFLAVALAADADWLVTVDRQLLSVRQVGRTRILRPERFLDAIA from the coding sequence ATGACCACCAGCCCCCACCACGCCGCCCGGTCTTTCCAGGGCGTCCCCTTCCGGACCGTTCTGGACACCAACATCCTCGTCGGCTACGCCCTTCTGGGCGCCGAGGTGCCCCGCCGCAGCCTGGCCATCCAGCACAGCGTCGAGGCGGTGCGGGCGCGGGGAACCGCTTTCGTCTCCGACGCCACGCTGGCGGAGCTGCGCGAGGTGCTGATGCGCCCGGACTTCGACCGCTACCGTCCGGCGGAGGAGCGTGCCGCCTTCCTGGCCGCCTTCGCCGCGGAGGCTCACAGGGTCGAGCCCGCCCCGGTGGAGCGGCTGTGCCGCGATCCCGACGACGACATGTTCCTGGCCGTGGCGCTGGCCGCCGACGCCGACTGGCTGGTGACGGTGGATCGGCAGCTTCTGTCGGTGCGTCAGGTGGGCCGCACCCGCATCCTGCGCCCCGAACGGTTCCTGGACGCGATCGCCTGA
- a CDS encoding ATP-binding protein produces MVPSPTRVAALQGLGVPADRLDRLSAALRLPHRRPGSPAGEAFGPSVLLLVGDAGTVEAPDFWQRPFGAWIEVAGLSDAQIIEAAHRAARSDLFACVTTVTANRLHLAGRILNGLAALHPMPEAQRDDMELALHEAISNAVVHGNLQVEGMKGLSVEALERFSHDLAARMADPAFADRRIEVAVWLESASAVVEVADEGTGFARPERIDYGASGRGLDLIAAIVEELQLLDGGRRIRMRFPL; encoded by the coding sequence TTGGTCCCCTCCCCCACCCGCGTTGCCGCCCTGCAAGGACTGGGCGTGCCGGCCGACCGGCTGGACCGGCTGTCGGCGGCGCTTCGGCTTCCGCACCGGCGGCCCGGCTCTCCGGCGGGGGAGGCGTTCGGCCCCTCCGTTCTGCTTCTGGTGGGCGACGCCGGCACCGTGGAGGCGCCCGACTTCTGGCAGCGGCCCTTTGGGGCATGGATCGAGGTCGCCGGCCTGTCCGACGCCCAGATCATCGAGGCCGCGCACCGCGCCGCCCGTTCCGACCTGTTCGCCTGCGTGACGACGGTGACTGCCAACCGCCTGCATCTGGCCGGGCGCATCCTGAACGGGCTGGCCGCCCTGCACCCGATGCCGGAGGCCCAGCGCGACGACATGGAGCTGGCGCTGCACGAGGCGATCAGCAACGCGGTGGTGCATGGCAACCTTCAGGTCGAAGGCATGAAGGGGCTGAGCGTGGAGGCGCTGGAGCGTTTCTCCCACGATCTGGCGGCGCGCATGGCCGACCCCGCCTTCGCCGACCGCCGGATCGAGGTCGCCGTCTGGCTGGAAAGCGCTAGCGCGGTGGTGGAGGTTGCCGACGAGGGAACCGGCTTCGCCCGGCCGGAGCGCATCGACTACGGCGCCTCGGGCCGCGGGCTGGACCTGATCGCCGCCATCGTGGAAGAGCTTCAGCTTCTCGACGGCGGGCGCCGCATCCGCATGAGGTTCCCCCTCTGA
- a CDS encoding PP2C family protein-serine/threonine phosphatase, which yields MPISLAASRVLIVDDNEFNRKSLALMIRRAGLTQIEVAENGVEGLRKVESFRPDLVLLDVSMPVMDGLEMCRRLRERLTHEELPILFQTALDSDEEQVRCFEAGGSDFISKPIKPGECVARVRHQLEKRKLFTDLANFRGRVERELKHAKAMQLSLLPEPKELEAVAERYELVLDAHFETSSELGGDFWNVYPLDSHRVAFLLVDFAGHGITAAINTFRLHTLIDRFPMQHVPPSEWLAGLNRALKEVLPVGQFATAFFGILDLHTDTLTYASAGAPNPVVGIAGELRLLDSAGLVLGASRRAIYADRSLRLPRGSCLFLYSDALIECSGPDNEPIGQDGVPGLLRGAMAANRARPLGPLLERFYARTSLPLRDDLTAVWIARRA from the coding sequence ATGCCGATTTCCCTCGCCGCCAGCCGCGTCCTGATCGTCGACGACAACGAATTCAACAGGAAGTCGCTGGCCCTGATGATCCGCCGCGCCGGGCTGACCCAGATCGAGGTCGCCGAGAACGGGGTGGAGGGGCTGCGCAAGGTGGAGAGCTTCCGCCCCGACCTCGTCCTGCTGGACGTCAGCATGCCGGTGATGGACGGGCTGGAGATGTGTCGGCGCCTGCGCGAGCGGCTGACCCACGAGGAATTGCCGATCCTGTTCCAGACCGCGCTGGACAGCGACGAGGAGCAGGTCCGCTGCTTCGAGGCCGGCGGCAGCGACTTCATCTCCAAGCCGATCAAGCCCGGCGAGTGCGTCGCCCGCGTCCGCCACCAGCTCGAAAAACGCAAGCTGTTCACCGACCTCGCCAACTTCCGCGGGCGGGTGGAGCGGGAGCTGAAGCACGCCAAGGCGATGCAGTTGTCCTTGCTGCCCGAACCCAAGGAACTGGAGGCGGTCGCCGAGCGGTACGAGCTGGTGCTGGACGCCCATTTCGAAACCTCGTCGGAGCTGGGCGGCGATTTCTGGAACGTCTACCCGCTGGACAGCCACCGCGTCGCCTTCCTGCTGGTCGATTTCGCCGGGCACGGCATCACCGCCGCCATCAACACCTTCCGCCTGCACACGCTGATCGACCGCTTTCCCATGCAGCATGTGCCCCCCTCGGAATGGCTGGCCGGGCTGAACCGGGCGCTGAAGGAGGTGCTGCCGGTCGGGCAGTTCGCCACCGCCTTCTTCGGCATCCTGGACCTGCACACCGACACGCTGACCTACGCCTCGGCCGGGGCGCCGAATCCGGTGGTGGGGATCGCGGGGGAGCTTCGTCTGCTCGATTCGGCGGGGCTGGTGCTGGGCGCGTCGCGCCGCGCCATTTACGCCGACCGCAGCCTGCGCCTGCCGCGCGGGAGCTGCCTGTTCCTCTACAGCGACGCGCTGATCGAATGCAGCGGTCCGGACAACGAGCCGATCGGCCAGGACGGGGTGCCCGGCCTGCTGCGCGGCGCCATGGCCGCCAACCGCGCCCGCCCACTGGGGCCGCTGCTGGAGCGCTTCTACGCCCGCACCAGCCTGCCGCTGCGCGACGACCTGACCGCCGTGTGGATCGCCCGCCGGGCGTGA
- a CDS encoding STAS domain-containing protein — translation MDYGIEDKEQETLVRLRGRLTFNDHAKLRALIREMLQNKAKRQVLDLATLEFVDSAGIGMLLIAREEMANADKQLVLRSAAGQVKRVLTVAQLNKIVTIED, via the coding sequence ATGGACTACGGAATTGAGGACAAGGAGCAGGAGACCCTGGTTCGGTTGCGCGGTCGCCTGACCTTCAACGACCACGCCAAGCTGCGCGCCCTGATCCGGGAGATGCTGCAGAACAAGGCCAAGCGACAGGTGCTCGACCTCGCCACGCTGGAATTCGTCGATTCGGCGGGAATCGGCATGCTGCTGATCGCGCGGGAGGAAATGGCGAACGCGGACAAGCAGCTGGTCCTGCGCTCCGCCGCCGGGCAGGTCAAGCGCGTGCTGACGGTGGCCCAGCTCAACAAGATCGTCACGATCGAGGACTGA
- a CDS encoding methyl-accepting chemotaxis protein gives MSFYGRAPRLEAGPEPEKPGLPDDGAPVHSLPKIGEKIPVTGELLATWMGYADIQRRTLEAVQNELTRTSSTVEDATLDLSHRFRELAEKAMQQSERVEQIVGMAGSVSIDGERVPMDQLVTGMQQMIADMISNIVLLSRHAMSMVYLLDDVQKDVAELEKSIGDIDAINRQTNFLALNATIEASRAGEAGRTFAVVAQEVRHLSRSTGALADRMRSKVTAVVKGVRNGHDILRQIADTDMSPQMLAKERVDKTMDSLVDQTNHFQAVLETAANVSSDMSATISRMVTGMQFQDLTKQRLEAINDSLAIMAEGLNELENRTRVEMPASLGPQVPQEWLDELLGRFKLSEMRQRFVRRLLLEGTALDEHGVLDVDAGQADSSGGDIELF, from the coding sequence ATGTCTTTCTACGGCCGCGCGCCCCGCCTGGAAGCCGGACCGGAACCGGAGAAGCCGGGCCTTCCCGACGATGGCGCTCCCGTGCACAGCCTGCCCAAGATCGGCGAGAAGATTCCGGTGACCGGCGAGCTTCTGGCGACCTGGATGGGCTACGCCGACATTCAGCGCCGCACGCTGGAGGCGGTGCAGAACGAGCTGACCCGCACCTCCTCGACGGTCGAGGACGCCACGCTGGATCTTTCCCACCGCTTCCGCGAGCTGGCCGAGAAGGCCATGCAGCAGTCGGAGCGGGTGGAGCAGATCGTCGGCATGGCCGGCTCCGTCTCCATCGATGGGGAGCGGGTGCCGATGGACCAGCTCGTCACCGGCATGCAGCAGATGATCGCGGACATGATCTCCAACATCGTCCTGCTGTCGCGCCACGCCATGAGCATGGTCTATCTGCTCGACGACGTGCAGAAGGACGTGGCGGAGCTGGAGAAGTCGATTGGCGACATCGACGCCATCAACCGCCAGACCAACTTCCTGGCGCTGAACGCCACCATCGAGGCGAGCCGCGCCGGCGAGGCCGGCCGCACCTTCGCGGTGGTCGCCCAGGAGGTGCGCCACCTCTCCCGCTCCACCGGGGCCCTGGCCGACCGCATGCGCTCCAAGGTCACCGCGGTGGTCAAGGGCGTGCGCAACGGCCACGACATCCTGCGCCAGATCGCCGACACCGACATGTCCCCCCAGATGCTCGCCAAGGAGCGGGTGGACAAGACCATGGACAGCCTGGTCGACCAGACCAACCACTTCCAGGCGGTGCTGGAGACGGCGGCGAACGTGTCGTCGGACATGTCCGCCACCATCAGCCGCATGGTCACCGGGATGCAGTTCCAGGACCTGACCAAGCAGCGGCTGGAGGCCATCAACGACAGCCTCGCCATCATGGCGGAAGGCCTGAACGAGCTGGAAAACCGCACCCGCGTCGAAATGCCCGCTTCCTTGGGACCGCAGGTTCCGCAGGAATGGCTCGACGAGCTGCTGGGCCGTTTCAAGCTGAGCGAGATGCGCCAGCGTTTCGTGCGCCGTCTGCTGCTGGAAGGGACGGCGCTGGACGAGCATGGCGTCCTTGACGTCGATGCCGGCCAAGCCGACAGTTCCGGCGGCGACATCGAACTTTTCTGA